A stretch of Verrucomicrobiota bacterium DNA encodes these proteins:
- a CDS encoding Gfo/Idh/MocA family oxidoreductase, whose amino-acid sequence MPRKLSRRNFIKANSALAGFYILPSGLLSNSPNSKLCTAHIGTGGKGWTDLTQIAADPRTVVIGLCDIDLIHLNGESRRNRKRDSESYSFPSARKFQDYREMLSELGNKIDAVSISTPDHTHYPATLAAMELGKHVYTQKPLTNNISEARHLMEVARTKKVVTQMGIQNKAREAYRLATRFIRDGVIGKIAKVYVWSHKDWGHDGVPYSGEDPVPHDIDWNLWLGTAPARPYLEGKYHMGEWRRIMDFGCGTLGDMGVHIFDTPFDSLGLEPPIWAEATCREPNHFSLPTQCEVRYGFKPTRLTTKDFEWTWTDGAMSPPTGPELELPNGEALPQQGAMFVGEEGRMLLGHINGPRFFPKSIYEKLVKPDLGPQINHYGQWIDAIFGSKTVPAANFDYSARMVEGVLLGVIAGRYPGQRINWNTKKGKVTNLLEANAFVTRDHRSF is encoded by the coding sequence ATGCCCCGAAAACTATCACGACGGAATTTCATCAAAGCCAACTCGGCTCTCGCCGGGTTTTATATCCTACCTTCCGGTCTTCTTTCAAATTCTCCCAACAGCAAGCTTTGCACCGCACACATCGGTACAGGAGGAAAAGGATGGACCGACCTCACACAGATTGCTGCCGACCCTCGCACGGTAGTAATTGGCCTTTGCGACATTGATTTAATTCACCTCAACGGAGAGAGCCGACGAAACCGAAAGAGAGACAGCGAATCATATTCTTTTCCGTCTGCGAGGAAATTTCAGGATTACCGGGAGATGCTGAGTGAGCTGGGCAACAAGATTGACGCCGTTTCGATTTCCACGCCCGATCACACTCACTACCCCGCTACGCTCGCTGCGATGGAGCTCGGCAAACATGTCTACACCCAGAAGCCGCTGACGAACAATATCTCTGAGGCCCGCCACCTCATGGAAGTGGCGCGAACGAAAAAGGTCGTTACTCAAATGGGTATCCAAAACAAAGCAAGAGAAGCTTATCGGCTGGCCACACGATTTATTCGGGATGGAGTAATCGGAAAGATCGCCAAGGTCTACGTATGGTCGCATAAGGACTGGGGACATGACGGCGTTCCCTATTCAGGAGAGGATCCGGTACCCCATGACATCGACTGGAATCTGTGGTTGGGAACCGCTCCAGCGCGCCCCTATCTCGAAGGCAAATACCATATGGGCGAATGGCGTCGTATCATGGATTTTGGTTGCGGAACGCTGGGCGACATGGGTGTGCATATTTTTGATACACCCTTCGACTCACTCGGCCTGGAACCTCCGATTTGGGCCGAAGCCACCTGCCGGGAACCAAACCACTTCAGCCTGCCGACGCAATGTGAGGTGCGCTACGGATTCAAGCCTACTCGACTCACCACCAAGGATTTCGAATGGACCTGGACCGATGGAGCCATGTCCCCGCCCACGGGTCCCGAATTGGAACTTCCGAACGGAGAGGCTCTACCCCAGCAAGGAGCCATGTTTGTAGGCGAGGAAGGACGTATGCTCCTGGGCCATATTAACGGTCCCCGGTTTTTTCCTAAATCCATTTACGAGAAACTTGTAAAACCTGACTTGGGTCCCCAAATAAATCACTACGGTCAATGGATCGACGCTATTTTCGGAAGCAAAACTGTCCCGGCCGCCAATTTCGATTACTCAGCAAGGATGGTCGAAGGAGTTCTCCTGGGTGTGATCGCTGGCCGCTATCCCGGACAAAGAATCAACTGGAACACGAAGAAGGGAAAAGTCACAAACCTCCTGGAAGCCAACGCCTTTGTGACCAGGGATCACCGGAGTTTTTGA